One Thermococcus sp. genomic region harbors:
- a CDS encoding BtpA/SgcQ family protein — protein MNFEKKLLIGMIHLKPLPGSYLYDGDLDGIVEAALKDAKTLEKAGFDAVMVENFGDVPFPKYADKITVAAFTAVAKAVRDETSLPLGINVLRNDGIAAYSIAYAVKADFMRVNVLSGVAYTDQGIIEGIAHELARLRKLLPSRVQVFADVHVKHAVHFGDFEDSLRDTVERGLADAVVISGKSTGKPVDVGKLALAKRISPVPVIVGSGTTYDNLLELWKHADGFIVGTWIKRDGRVEHEVSLERARKLVELAKNLRI, from the coding sequence ATGAACTTTGAGAAAAAGCTCCTCATAGGAATGATCCACCTCAAACCTCTCCCAGGCTCTTACCTCTACGACGGCGATCTTGATGGTATCGTTGAGGCGGCGCTGAAGGATGCGAAAACCCTGGAAAAAGCGGGCTTCGACGCGGTGATGGTTGAGAACTTTGGTGACGTGCCCTTCCCGAAGTACGCTGACAAGATCACCGTCGCGGCCTTTACTGCCGTGGCGAAGGCCGTCCGTGACGAGACCAGCCTTCCCCTTGGAATAAACGTCCTCCGCAATGATGGTATTGCCGCTTACTCCATTGCCTACGCTGTAAAAGCGGATTTTATGAGGGTGAACGTGCTGAGCGGCGTTGCATACACTGACCAGGGGATAATAGAGGGCATCGCCCACGAGCTTGCGAGGCTCAGAAAGCTCCTCCCCTCAAGGGTCCAAGTCTTTGCCGATGTGCACGTCAAGCACGCCGTCCACTTTGGGGACTTCGAGGACTCGCTGAGGGACACAGTTGAGCGCGGCTTGGCGGATGCTGTTGTCATCAGCGGGAAATCCACCGGAAAGCCCGTCGATGTGGGAAAGTTAGCTCTGGCCAAACGGATTTCTCCCGTCCCGGTTATAGTTGGCTCGGGAACGACCTACGACAACCTTTTAGAACTCTGGAAGCATGCTGACGGCTTCATAGTTGGCACGTGGATCAAGCGGGACGGCAGGGTTGAACACGAAGTTTCTTTGGAAAGGGCAAGAAAACTGGTTGAGTTGGCGAAGAATCTTCGAATTTAG